GTTCAGTTCTAAAAACATAcggtaaaatataaaacaaataaattagagcattttatattttatgattttttccGGAGTTAAACGCGATAATCTTTAAGAAAATAGAAGGTTAACCTACTAAATGGTATCAACAAATACATTACATAATCCTAAATATAAGAGATTACAAGATTGACTTCCTTTATACTGTATATCAATAAACATTCTGCCATTTTGAtgtcaaaaaaatatttcagagaataagaattcgaaaatttatttacatgcATGATATTACTTACCTCCAAATCCTGAAGTGTCTGAGTCCATCTGTAATTGGGCAAATCTGCTCCGTTTCCACTGTTAGGCCGAAGTTTGTTCTTTTCCTTCTCATCTTCTTCCTCATCTTCCATCTCTCCCTTTTTATCATTATGCGTAGTATCACCATTATGCGCATTATGATCATTAGGCTCATTATGATCATTAGGCGCATTATCACCACTTGGACCAGGAACAGCAAGTGATTCTTTTGCCGATTTCTGTAACCAGAACCACAGAGTGTAATGAAAAgaatttctttaatataacCTCAATTTTGCTAATCATAATTGCATACCTTATTGTCTATTTCTTCTTGTAACTTAACAGCCTGTTCATCAGTCAGTTCGACAATCTTTGACTCCGAGTAGAACTTTTCCTCCTTggccttttcttctttcttcctcttttctattctttctttgCGGCGTCTCTCTTGCTCTGCACGCTCTGCCTTTTCACTAGCTGCCTTGTTAACAGCCGTAGTTTCGTGCTTCTTAAATTTACTCATAACAAGCTACAGTCAAATACCAAGATAGTAATGGGAATCATAAAATCCACAAGAAGTGATGAAATCATTTACAACATGACACAACATTGTTTAAAGTCATAGACGAAAAACAATTACCTTCTCTGCAGCTCCTTCCCCTCCTCCCGTATAGAAATCCGTTTTCCTCGCAAGAAAACTGAAGATTGTGTCTAGGAGCTACGAAGTAAAcgatatttcattaatatttggaaaattattttgaaaataatgatGTTTCGTCAAGTGAAACATAACCTAAACTGGCGATGAAACAAGACTCACCTCTTGTACACCGCCTTCGTGCTGCTGAGCCATAGCCAGCAACATTCCATCGAATTTCTCCTCGTTCTTTGTCATTTTCCTTCAAGATtagaagaatatttaattaatatcaacgAATATATCACACGAAACGTTCGCTACTGACGTTGAAAACCAACGCACTTTGTTACCACGTTTTAATCAGAAACATCTCGAATTATCGACCAAACATAATTTTGAACGGTACACGTGACGCCCTCTAGTGTAGAATGCTGGTATTAAAGGAAATACATCGTTTTCCAATGATCTATAGATCATTTAATTCTGTACATCGACAAAACACAACCTTTTTCTAgaataaattaaagaattaatataactaaatattataaaagatatatctcTCTCGATGAAATTCAGATGAATTATGTAATTTACATATATGAAGCAGAAATTTCAAGTTTAATATTATTCGAAAGGAACCGggtttttaaaaaagaaatcgatgttATATGGAATGACAATTCCTTACGATCGCTGATACGCAACATTCCTtgaatgatgcaatataagagATATAACTTGCAAAACACTCAAGTCGTTCATCGTAGAACCCTTCACTTTCCTTGCAAGCGCGCCCGCGAATCGTTTTCAATTTGATGCAAACGATAATCTCTTACTTCGGCGTCAAAACGTTAATGGGTTTCGCGTAACGAGAACGAAATTATTAACTGACCTGACCGAAAATTTATGCAAGGCGAACGTTGTAAAAAAGTAGGTTAAAGAAGTGAAAACAGCGTCCTTCGGGCGCAAATACATCGCCCGTTACAATTATTGCAAACAAATATAATGTTTCTTGCACCAAGATGATTCATTAGCGAAAGCAAGTGGATCTTTAAAATATGTGGAATTCTTGACGGTGTAAAATGAATAATCGGACTCCattagagaattaaaaatttcgattgACTGGATTCGATCGACTTTCAGCACAGTTCATACGCTTTCCACACGTGTTGCTAATTAGGTTACAGTTTCTACTTCATCATCgctgtatatatttttcttaaagtTATGAGGGAATGGCACACGATAGAACAAAAAGATTTCCAAAATTAATTACTCAGACACCGCCTAAAATTGGACCTGGAACTTACGATATATCGGACTTGCCAGAGCCTAAAAGGCATCTTGGTActataattaaaagtaattcACGGTGTTTCAAAATCCTAAATTATGACATGAAATTATTTCCACAGCTGATTGCTATCCCTTTCTCTCTGGATCAAAAAGGAGAACTATTGCTATATCGAGAGATGCCGAACGATTACCAGGGCCTGGCACGTACAATATAAAAGAACCTCAACGACATATACCAGAACGTAGTTTCTAAAAATGAAATCTATCGAGATTGAGTTCAGCTAGGTCTTTGTAGTGAAAGAATGATAAATTACAGGGCGGAGTCAGCATCGATTTTACAGATGCTAGATTTAAGGAAAAGATACCCGAAGGACCGGGTCCAGTGGATTATCACGTAGCTACAGATTTAATTAAGTCACGAAAAATAAGATGTCATCCTGGCACCTGGAGAGGTCCTGCAGGAAAAGTAACACATTTATTTAGTTTCTAAACTTGTGTATTTTTGTATGTCTTGTGTATTGTGAATCTTGTATATCGtgtattcattttattttgataataaattgcAGCTATGGCTAACTCGACCTCCTCGTTCGATTATTCCAAATCCTACGTCAATTCCAGACAAAAATTACACGGCGTATAGTATCAACGAAAATGGAAGCTTAGTAAAGAATCCTCCCTTCAGAAAAAAAGCAACTTTCTTTTACAACGTCCCACGAGGAGTAAGAATCTCTGTATTTTCTTCCACAAGTTTACGACCCAAATAAAACAATttgtagaataaaaaaaatattcaaaaagaaaatatataattcttaGGAAACAAATGCCACCACATTGCTCTACAAAGGAA
The Bombus terrestris chromosome 10, iyBomTerr1.2, whole genome shotgun sequence genome window above contains:
- the LOC100642576 gene encoding nuclear migration protein nudC — protein: MTKNEEKFDGMLLAMAQQHEGGVQELLDTIFSFLARKTDFYTGGGEGAAEKLVMSKFKKHETTAVNKAASEKAERAEQERRRKERIEKRKKEEKAKEEKFYSESKIVELTDEQAVKLQEEIDNKKSAKESLAVPGPSGDNAPNDHNEPNDHNAHNGDTTHNDKKGEMEDEEEDEKEKNKLRPNSGNGADLPNYRWTQTLQDLEIKVPLKVNFSARPKDVAVTLTKKRLTCGIKGQPPIIDGDFPHEVKVEESTWVIEDGKLLLINLEKVNKMQWWAHVVVCDPEISTKKVNPEPSKLSDLDGETRGLVEKMMYDQRQKELGLPTSDEQKKQDVIKKFMEQHPEMDFSKCKFN